A DNA window from Massilia putida contains the following coding sequences:
- the aceF gene encoding dihydrolipoyllysine-residue acetyltransferase: MSIVEVKVPDIGDFKEVEIIELMVKPGDTIKVDQSLITVESDKASMEIPSSHAGVVKEMKVKVGDKVGEGSVVLLLEEAAGGAEAAPAPAPAAAAPAPAPAAAPAPAPAPAAAPAPAPAPAAAPAAAAAPAASFASAHASPSVRKFARELGVDLNKVKGSGPKGRITQQDVQGFVKSALAAGPTAAPAAAGGGAGLNLLPWPSLDFSKFGETEAQPLSRIKKISGPNLHRNWVMIPHVTQFEEADVTDLEELRVESNAAYAKAKSPVKLTMLAFVIKASVAALKKFPNFNASLDEANGQLILKKYYNIGFAADTPNGLVVPVIKDADKKSVSQIATEMGELSAQAREGKLSPANMQGATFTISSLGGLGGTAFTPIINAPEVAILGLSKSSMKPVWDGKAFQPRLMLPLSLSFDHRVIDGAAGARFTTYLADVLADLRKTLL, encoded by the coding sequence ATGAGCATTGTGGAAGTCAAAGTCCCCGACATCGGTGACTTCAAGGAAGTCGAAATCATCGAGCTGATGGTCAAGCCGGGCGACACGATCAAGGTCGACCAGTCCTTGATCACGGTGGAATCGGACAAGGCCAGCATGGAGATCCCGTCCAGCCATGCGGGCGTCGTGAAGGAAATGAAGGTCAAGGTCGGCGACAAGGTCGGCGAAGGTTCGGTCGTGCTGCTGCTCGAGGAAGCCGCAGGCGGCGCGGAAGCTGCCCCGGCGCCGGCACCTGCCGCCGCCGCACCGGCACCGGCTCCGGCCGCAGCGCCTGCCCCGGCGCCGGCACCTGCCGCGGCTCCGGCACCGGCACCGGCACCGGCCGCCGCACCGGCCGCCGCCGCCGCGCCGGCCGCGAGCTTCGCATCGGCCCACGCCTCGCCGTCCGTACGCAAGTTTGCGCGCGAACTGGGCGTCGACCTGAACAAGGTGAAGGGTTCCGGTCCCAAGGGCCGCATCACCCAGCAGGACGTGCAGGGCTTCGTCAAGTCCGCACTGGCCGCCGGCCCGACGGCCGCGCCGGCCGCAGCCGGTGGTGGCGCAGGCCTGAACCTGCTGCCGTGGCCGTCGCTGGACTTCTCCAAGTTCGGCGAGACGGAAGCCCAGCCGCTGTCGCGCATCAAGAAGATCTCCGGCCCGAACCTGCACCGCAACTGGGTGATGATCCCGCACGTGACGCAGTTCGAAGAAGCCGACGTGACCGACCTGGAAGAACTGCGCGTCGAATCGAACGCCGCGTACGCGAAAGCCAAGTCGCCGGTCAAGCTGACCATGCTGGCCTTCGTGATCAAGGCCTCCGTCGCCGCGCTGAAGAAGTTCCCGAACTTTAACGCGTCGCTGGACGAAGCCAACGGCCAGCTGATCCTCAAGAAGTACTACAACATCGGCTTCGCGGCCGACACGCCGAACGGCCTGGTCGTCCCGGTCATCAAGGACGCCGACAAGAAGTCCGTGTCGCAGATCGCCACCGAAATGGGCGAGCTGTCCGCGCAGGCGCGCGAAGGCAAGCTGTCGCCCGCGAACATGCAGGGCGCGACCTTCACGATCTCGTCGCTGGGTGGACTGGGCGGCACCGCGTTCACCCCGATCATCAACGCACCGGAAGTCGCGATCCTGGGCCTGTCGAAGTCCTCGATGAAGCCGGTGTGGGACGGCAAGGCCTTCCAGCCGCGTCTGATGCTGCCGCTGTCGTTGTCGTTCGATCACCGCGTGATCGACGGTGCCGCCGGCGCCCGCTTCACGACCTACCTGGCCGATGTCCTGGCCGACCTGCGCAAGACGCTGCTGTAA
- the lpdA gene encoding dihydrolipoyl dehydrogenase yields MSTVEVKVPNIGDFKDVEIIELMVKPGDTIKVDQSLVTVESDKASMEIPSTHAGVVQELKVKVGDKVSEGSLLLTVDEAGAGASAPAAAAPAPAAAPASAPAAAPAPAAAPAAPTPAAPIPNAASYTGPVDVECEMMVLGAGPGGYSAAFRSADLGMNTVLVEKYATLGGVCLNVGCIPSKALLHVAHIMDETAHMADLGVSFAKPEVDIDKLRAYKDKVIKTMTGGLAGMAKSRKVNVVQGVGKFLSPNHIEVTGPDGAKKVVAFQKAIIAAGSAVVKLPFVPEDPRIVDSTGALELRQVPKRMLVIGGGIIGLEMATVYSTLGARIDVVEMMDGLMQGADREAVKVWQKFNAHRFDNIMLKTKTVGVEALPEGIKVTFEAAEAGQPAPEAQVYDLVLVAVGRSPNGKKIGAEAAGVAVTDRGFIPVDGQMRTNVPHIFAIGDLVGQPMLAHKAVHEAHVAAEAAHGEKAFFDAKVIPSVAYTDPEVAWVGLTEDEAKAKGVKVEKGHFPWAASGRAVANGRSEGFTKLLFDAETHRIVGGTIVGTNAGDMIGEIALAIEMGADGVDIGKTIHPHPTLGESIGMAAEAYEGVCTDLPPPRKR; encoded by the coding sequence ATGAGCACCGTTGAAGTCAAAGTCCCGAATATCGGCGATTTCAAGGACGTCGAAATCATCGAACTGATGGTCAAGCCCGGCGATACCATCAAGGTCGATCAGTCCCTGGTCACTGTCGAATCGGACAAGGCCAGCATGGAGATCCCGTCGACCCACGCCGGCGTCGTGCAGGAACTGAAGGTCAAGGTCGGCGACAAGGTGAGCGAAGGCTCGCTGCTGCTGACCGTCGACGAAGCCGGCGCAGGCGCTTCGGCGCCTGCCGCCGCGGCACCGGCTCCGGCCGCGGCACCGGCTTCGGCACCGGCCGCCGCCCCTGCGCCGGCTGCTGCCCCGGCCGCACCTACGCCGGCCGCACCGATCCCGAACGCAGCCAGCTACACCGGCCCCGTCGACGTCGAATGCGAGATGATGGTCCTGGGCGCCGGCCCCGGCGGCTACTCGGCCGCGTTCCGCTCGGCCGACCTGGGCATGAACACCGTCCTCGTCGAGAAGTACGCGACGCTGGGCGGCGTCTGCCTGAACGTGGGCTGCATCCCGTCCAAGGCGCTGCTGCACGTGGCGCACATCATGGACGAGACGGCGCACATGGCCGATCTCGGCGTGTCGTTCGCCAAGCCCGAAGTCGACATCGACAAGCTGCGCGCGTACAAGGACAAAGTCATCAAGACGATGACGGGTGGTCTGGCCGGCATGGCCAAGTCGCGCAAGGTCAACGTGGTGCAGGGCGTGGGTAAATTCCTGAGCCCGAACCACATCGAGGTGACGGGTCCCGACGGCGCGAAGAAGGTCGTCGCGTTCCAGAAGGCGATCATCGCGGCCGGTTCGGCTGTGGTAAAGCTGCCGTTCGTGCCGGAAGATCCGCGCATCGTCGATTCGACCGGCGCGCTGGAACTGCGCCAGGTGCCGAAGCGCATGCTGGTCATCGGCGGCGGCATCATCGGCCTCGAAATGGCGACCGTGTACTCGACCCTGGGTGCGCGCATCGACGTCGTCGAGATGATGGATGGCCTGATGCAGGGCGCGGACCGCGAGGCCGTCAAGGTCTGGCAGAAGTTCAACGCGCACCGCTTCGACAACATCATGTTGAAGACCAAGACCGTCGGCGTGGAAGCGCTGCCGGAAGGGATCAAGGTCACGTTCGAAGCCGCGGAAGCGGGCCAGCCGGCACCGGAAGCGCAGGTCTACGACCTCGTGCTGGTGGCCGTGGGCCGCAGCCCGAACGGCAAGAAGATCGGCGCGGAAGCGGCCGGCGTCGCGGTCACCGACCGCGGCTTCATCCCGGTCGACGGCCAGATGCGCACCAACGTGCCGCACATCTTCGCCATCGGCGACCTGGTGGGCCAGCCGATGCTGGCGCACAAGGCCGTGCATGAAGCCCACGTCGCCGCGGAAGCCGCGCACGGTGAGAAGGCTTTCTTCGATGCGAAGGTGATCCCGTCGGTGGCGTACACCGATCCGGAAGTGGCATGGGTCGGCCTGACCGAAGACGAAGCGAAAGCCAAGGGCGTCAAGGTCGAGAAGGGCCACTTCCCGTGGGCCGCCTCGGGCCGCGCCGTCGCCAACGGCCGCTCGGAAGGCTTCACGAAGCTGTTGTTCGACGCCGAAACCCACCGCATCGTGGGTGGCACGATCGTCGGCACGAACGCCGGCGACATGATCGGCGAGATCGCGCTGGCCATCGAGATGGGCGCGGACGGCGTGGACATCGGCAAGACGATCCACCCGCACCCGACCCTCGGCGAGTCGATCGGCATGGCGGCGGAGGCCTATGAAGGCGTCTGCACGGACCTGCCACCGCCGCGCAAGCGTTGA
- the aceE gene encoding pyruvate dehydrogenase (acetyl-transferring), homodimeric type, with product MSAQLDQLTAQAANDPDTLETKEWLDALEAVIEFEGTDRAHYLLERLVDLARRRGAHVPFSSNTAYVNTIPAHLEAHCPGNLEYEERLRSWMRWNAMAMVVKANRLDGDLGGHISSFASLANMLGIGFNHFWHAETEDHGGDLLYIQGHSSPGIYARAFLEGRLSEEQLLNFRQEVDGKGLSSYPHPKLMPDFWQFPTVSMGLGPIMAIYQARFLKYLEARGIAKTDNRKVWVFCGDGEMDEPESMGAIGMAAREKLDNLVMVVNCNLQRLDGPVRGNGKIIQELEADFRGAGWNVVKVIWGPGWDDLLAKDKDGILQRVMMETVDGEYQNYKAKDGAYVRKHFFGKHPELLKMVANMTDDDIWRLTRGGHDPHKIYAAFKNAQENKGTPTVLLVKTVKGFGMGKSGEARNTAHQTKKLDDEAIREMRDRFAIPIPDDKLAEIPFFKPSDDAPEMKYLHERRKALGGYLPHRRQQADEKLPVPPLSTFKAVTDPTAAGREISTTQAYVRTLTTLLKDPGLGQRIVPILVDESRTFGMEGLFRQIGIFNQQGQLYEPVDKDQVMYYREDKAGQILQEGINEAGGMCSWIAAATSYSTNNRVMIPFYTYYSMFGLQRVGDLAWLAGDIRARGFLMAGTAGRTTLNGEGLQHEDGHSHVFAATIPTCIPYDPTYAHEVAVIIQNGLHRMVEKQEDVFYYITIMNENYEQPGLKEGQEEGIIKGMYLFQEGDKDAKLRVQLMGSGTILRESVFAAELLKNDWGVAADVWSCPSLTLLARDGQDADRWNLVHPTEAPRVPYVTQLLQGSEGPIVATTDYMRLFAEQIRAYIPSGRTYKVLGTDGFGRSDTRAKLREFFEVNRYYITVAALKSLAEEGKIDAKVVADAIAKYGIDPNKPNPVTQ from the coding sequence ATGTCAGCTCAACTCGACCAGTTGACGGCACAAGCCGCCAACGACCCGGATACGCTCGAGACCAAAGAATGGCTCGACGCGCTTGAAGCGGTCATCGAATTCGAAGGTACCGATCGCGCGCACTACCTGCTGGAGCGCCTGGTCGATCTGGCGCGCCGCCGCGGCGCCCACGTTCCGTTCTCGAGCAATACCGCCTACGTGAACACGATTCCGGCCCACCTGGAAGCCCACTGCCCGGGCAACCTGGAATACGAAGAGCGCCTGCGCTCGTGGATGCGCTGGAACGCAATGGCGATGGTCGTCAAGGCCAACCGCCTCGACGGCGACCTGGGTGGCCACATCTCGTCGTTCGCCTCGCTCGCCAACATGCTGGGCATCGGCTTCAACCACTTCTGGCACGCCGAGACCGAAGACCACGGCGGCGACCTGCTGTACATCCAGGGCCACTCCTCGCCCGGCATCTACGCCCGCGCGTTCCTGGAAGGCCGCCTCTCCGAAGAGCAGCTGCTGAACTTCCGCCAGGAAGTCGACGGCAAGGGCCTGTCGTCGTACCCGCACCCGAAACTGATGCCGGACTTCTGGCAGTTCCCGACCGTGTCGATGGGCCTGGGCCCGATCATGGCCATTTACCAGGCGCGCTTCCTGAAGTACCTGGAAGCCCGCGGCATCGCCAAGACCGACAACCGCAAGGTCTGGGTCTTCTGCGGCGACGGCGAGATGGACGAGCCGGAATCGATGGGCGCGATCGGCATGGCCGCGCGCGAAAAGCTGGACAACCTGGTCATGGTCGTCAACTGCAACCTGCAGCGCCTGGACGGCCCGGTGCGCGGCAACGGCAAGATCATCCAGGAACTGGAAGCGGACTTCCGCGGCGCCGGCTGGAACGTCGTCAAGGTCATCTGGGGCCCGGGCTGGGACGACCTGCTGGCCAAGGACAAGGACGGCATCCTGCAGCGCGTGATGATGGAAACCGTCGACGGCGAATACCAGAACTACAAGGCGAAGGACGGCGCGTACGTGCGCAAGCACTTCTTCGGCAAGCACCCGGAGCTGCTGAAGATGGTCGCGAACATGACCGACGACGACATCTGGCGCCTGACCCGCGGCGGCCACGACCCGCACAAGATCTACGCGGCCTTCAAGAACGCCCAGGAAAACAAGGGCACCCCGACCGTGCTGCTCGTGAAGACCGTCAAGGGCTTCGGCATGGGCAAGTCGGGCGAGGCGCGCAACACGGCGCACCAGACCAAGAAGCTGGACGACGAGGCGATCCGCGAAATGCGCGACCGCTTCGCCATTCCTATTCCCGACGACAAGCTGGCCGAGATCCCGTTCTTCAAGCCGTCCGACGACGCGCCTGAAATGAAATACCTGCACGAGCGCCGCAAAGCCCTGGGCGGCTACCTGCCGCACCGCCGCCAGCAGGCCGACGAGAAGCTGCCGGTCCCGCCGCTGTCGACCTTCAAGGCCGTCACCGACCCGACCGCTGCCGGCCGCGAGATCTCGACGACGCAAGCCTATGTGCGTACCCTGACCACGCTGCTGAAGGACCCGGGCCTGGGCCAGCGCATCGTCCCGATCCTCGTCGACGAATCGCGTACGTTCGGTATGGAAGGCCTGTTCCGCCAGATCGGTATCTTCAACCAGCAGGGCCAGTTGTACGAGCCGGTCGACAAGGACCAGGTGATGTACTACCGCGAAGACAAGGCGGGCCAGATCCTGCAAGAGGGTATCAACGAAGCGGGCGGCATGTGCTCGTGGATCGCCGCGGCGACGTCGTACTCGACGAACAACCGCGTGATGATCCCGTTCTACACGTACTACTCGATGTTCGGCCTGCAGCGCGTGGGCGACCTGGCCTGGCTGGCCGGCGACATCCGCGCCCGCGGCTTCCTGATGGCCGGCACGGCCGGCCGCACGACGCTGAACGGCGAAGGCCTGCAGCACGAGGATGGCCACAGCCACGTCTTCGCGGCGACCATCCCGACCTGCATCCCGTACGACCCGACGTATGCGCACGAAGTGGCGGTGATCATCCAGAACGGCCTGCACCGCATGGTGGAGAAGCAGGAGGATGTGTTCTACTACATCACCATCATGAACGAGAACTACGAGCAGCCGGGCCTGAAGGAAGGCCAGGAAGAGGGCATCATCAAGGGCATGTACCTGTTCCAGGAAGGCGACAAGGATGCCAAGCTGCGCGTGCAGCTGATGGGCTCCGGCACCATCCTGCGCGAGTCCGTGTTCGCCGCCGAACTGCTGAAGAACGACTGGGGCGTCGCCGCCGACGTGTGGTCGTGCCCGTCGCTGACGCTGCTGGCCCGCGACGGCCAGGACGCCGACCGCTGGAACCTCGTGCACCCGACCGAAGCACCGCGCGTGCCGTACGTGACCCAGCTGCTGCAGGGTTCCGAAGGTCCGATCGTCGCGACGACCGACTACATGCGCCTGTTCGCCGAGCAGATCCGCGCCTACATCCCGAGCGGCCGCACGTACAAGGTCCTGGGCACCGACGGCTTCGGCCGCTCGGACACCCGCGCCAAGCTGCGTGAGTTCTTCGAGGTGAACCGCTACTACATCACGGTCGCCGCGCTGAAATCGCTGGCCGAGGAAGGCAAGATCGACGCGAAGGTGGTGGCGGACGCGATCGCCAAATACGGCATCGATCCGAACAAGCCGAATCCTGTGACCCAGTAA